The following proteins come from a genomic window of Campylobacter coli 76339:
- a CDS encoding Carbon storage regulator, which produces MLILSRKENESIVIGEGIEIKIVQTGKGYAKIGIDAPKSLMILRKELLTQIKDENLHSVVKNDVKLDDLSKKLIQ; this is translated from the coding sequence ATGTTAATATTATCGCGAAAAGAAAATGAAAGTATTGTTATCGGTGAAGGAATTGAAATCAAAATCGTTCAAACTGGAAAAGGATATGCTAAAATAGGCATTGACGCTCCAAAATCTTTAATGATTTTAAGAAAAGAGCTTCTTACTCAAATTAAAGATGAAAATTTGCATTCTGTAGTAAAAAATGATGTTAAATTAGACGACTTAAGTAAAAAATTGATCCAATGA
- a CDS encoding 4-diphosphocytidyl-2-C-methyl-D-erythritol kinase, whose amino-acid sequence MKAYAKANIFLKLVGFDERRYHLLESRFILLKNLFDEIYIVDKSSNSPKGFEIISNFDCEDNIITKAYWLLCQNGYQNELEEFFKTKSLKLIKNIPTCAGLGGGSSDCASFLMLINEELNLKLSTQKLIELSTQLGSDIAFFLSGFESANVSGCGEIIEEFNDTIPNLEWIFPEVSCQTKKVYDEFDKGEISFEKSILDAEIYKKLNTKKLLETFKNTQLNDLFTPCVTLYPKMFLFLQQDFFLSGSGSSVFKVHQ is encoded by the coding sequence ATGAAAGCATATGCTAAAGCAAATATTTTTTTAAAACTTGTAGGATTTGATGAAAGACGATATCATCTTTTAGAATCTCGCTTTATACTTTTAAAAAATCTTTTTGATGAAATTTATATCGTTGATAAAAGCTCTAATTCTCCTAAAGGTTTTGAAATCATTAGCAATTTTGATTGCGAGGATAATATTATCACAAAAGCTTATTGGCTCCTTTGTCAAAATGGCTATCAAAACGAATTGGAAGAATTTTTTAAAACCAAAAGCCTAAAATTAATCAAAAATATTCCCACATGTGCAGGACTTGGGGGAGGTAGCAGTGATTGTGCAAGCTTTTTAATGCTGATCAATGAAGAATTAAACTTAAAATTAAGTACTCAAAAACTTATAGAATTAAGCACTCAACTAGGTAGTGATATTGCTTTTTTCTTAAGCGGTTTTGAAAGTGCTAATGTAAGTGGATGTGGTGAAATCATAGAAGAATTTAATGATACTATACCGAACTTAGAATGGATCTTTCCTGAGGTATCTTGCCAAACTAAAAAAGTTTATGATGAATTTGACAAAGGGGAAATTAGTTTTGAAAAAAGCATTCTTGATGCTGAAATTTATAAAAAATTAAATACAAAAAAACTTCTAGAAACATTTAAAAATACTCAACTGAATGATTTATTTACTCCTTGTGTAACTTTATATCCTAAAATGTTTCTTTTTTTACAACAAGATTTTTTTCTAAGTGGAAGCGGAAGTAGCGTTTTTAAGGTGCATCAATGA